A single region of the Candidatus Eisenbacteria bacterium genome encodes:
- a CDS encoding divergent polysaccharide deacetylase family protein has protein sequence MFKGMLLLIVVLVVFFLGIGLKPLLWSPEKKEFLAMLFQRRSAEELSRAASERLAATLAGLGVTDDGITKSESRDGGVETWKVLLPSGISALQCNLAITRGLRGTGVRIADAVEEHTGGGTVVTMKLEARKKVTHLLELRQVKYDKKVATPLIAIVVDNLGGEGLSIVDKFISLPVPLTFLVLPGRSYSEPLAQKAVSSGKEVFVDVPMEPKGYPTVDPGKGAIYVDLPSSAIRKIIRKHLSSFPYAKGISNHMGSLATQDRKVMTVVLNELRKGKLVFLDNQTTPNSIVGEVAGELEVPCLKGGYVLDDRKGDLRRLRQRLGELERVSFEKGQAIGTVRIVKETLSELEKWIPQMTKKGVKFVTLSELVK, from the coding sequence TTGTTCAAAGGGATGCTTCTACTTATTGTCGTGCTTGTAGTTTTCTTTCTGGGAATTGGACTCAAGCCGCTTCTTTGGAGTCCCGAGAAAAAAGAATTCCTGGCCATGCTCTTTCAAAGACGGAGCGCTGAAGAGCTTTCCAGGGCCGCCTCAGAGAGACTTGCGGCCACACTTGCCGGACTTGGCGTAACCGATGACGGGATCACCAAGAGTGAGTCCCGTGATGGGGGCGTGGAGACTTGGAAAGTCCTTCTTCCATCCGGAATATCGGCGCTGCAATGCAACCTCGCCATCACCAGAGGCCTGAGAGGAACAGGTGTGCGGATTGCCGATGCTGTTGAGGAGCATACGGGAGGCGGAACAGTTGTCACCATGAAACTCGAAGCTCGCAAGAAGGTCACGCACCTGCTTGAGCTCAGACAGGTCAAGTATGACAAGAAGGTTGCGACCCCGCTTATTGCCATAGTGGTTGACAATCTTGGAGGCGAGGGGCTGAGCATAGTTGATAAGTTCATTTCTCTCCCCGTTCCCCTTACCTTCCTTGTCCTGCCCGGGCGGAGCTATTCTGAGCCGCTCGCTCAGAAGGCGGTGAGCAGCGGAAAAGAAGTGTTCGTCGATGTTCCCATGGAACCAAAGGGATATCCAACTGTTGATCCCGGGAAAGGCGCTATCTATGTTGATCTGCCGTCCTCGGCCATAAGGAAAATAATCAGAAAGCATCTCTCATCGTTCCCATATGCGAAGGGAATCTCGAACCACATGGGTTCGCTCGCAACCCAGGATAGAAAAGTGATGACGGTTGTCCTGAACGAGCTCAGGAAAGGAAAACTTGTGTTCCTGGACAACCAAACGACGCCGAATTCCATTGTCGGTGAGGTAGCCGGGGAGCTTGAAGTTCCATGCCTGAAGGGCGGGTATGTGCTGGATGACCGGAAGGGAGATTTGAGACGTCTGAGGCAGAGGCTCGGAGAACTTGAGCGAGTGAGTTTTGAGAAGGGGCAAGCGATTGGCACGGTCAGAATCGTAAAAGAGACACTTTCCGAGCTTGAGAAATGGATTCCTCAGATGACGAAAAAAGGCGTGAAGTTCGTGACGCTGAGCGAGCTGGTGAAATAA